GGTTTAGACAAGAAAGTCCGACAGACAAAAACTCAACACGGGGCTTCTTGCgatagaaaaaaaaagatgaagattaCAAGATTTAAGcaaaattataaaaaacATGGCCTTATATAGATCCattattagaaaaaaaaaacatcgACATATACCACAGAAAAATGAGCAACTGTCTGCTTGAGTTGCATATATGGAGAGGGAGGAAAGTAGGTAAAGATAGGAAAACGGACTGGAAAAGTTAAATTTTATCACCCAGGCTTAGCTTGGTCGTAATATCGGAGGTactttcaatgatttttttgaactCTGCAAAAGAAAGTCTACCGTCTCCATCCGAATCTCCATCCATGATTGTTCGATCAACTAgttgttgaagttggaCATCATTCAAGGAATCTGCCACCATCAAACGTAAAACTATGAATaattcaccatttgaaATAAACCCATCGTTGTCAATGTCAtagattttgaaaagaaaccTGAGCTTGTCATCAACAGATCCCGCAGAGGAAAAAACTGACAATCCTGTAACAAACTCCTTGAAGTCTATATCTCCCCCCTTATTCTCATCAAATATGTCAATCACTCTTTTAGCCAATGGGTTCTGCCTTATTCCTGGA
The Pichia kudriavzevii chromosome 2, complete sequence DNA segment above includes these coding regions:
- a CDS encoding uncharacterized protein (PKUD0B11420; similar to Saccharomyces cerevisiae YKL190W (CNB1); ancestral locus Anc_4.292): MGNIPSSLLDDLSEGTNFGSEEIDRLAKRFMKLDTDNSGAIDKEEFLAIPGIRQNPLAKRVIDIFDENKGGDIDFKEFVTGLSVFSSAGSVDDKLRFLFKIYDIDNDGFISNGELFIVLRLMVADSLNDVQLQQLVDRTIMDGDSDGDGRLSFAEFKKIIESTSDITTKLSLGDKI